In Fructilactobacillus cliffordii, a single genomic region encodes these proteins:
- a CDS encoding YbhB/YbcL family Raf kinase inhibitor-like protein, with product MKINVPLQAGFLPDQFTKHADASDKIDQHPVVSFPIEFHDVPENAASLALTLIDPDSIPVCGFAYIHWVAANLDSSLTELPTDASQSGTIPMTLGNNSLAGGLLHVTDEQLNRHYIGPTPPDQPHDYHLTVFALDQKLDLPDGFWLNQLEKKMTGHVLAQATSVLPVRN from the coding sequence ATGAAGATTAACGTACCATTACAAGCTGGATTCCTGCCGGATCAATTTACTAAGCATGCTGATGCAAGTGACAAAATTGACCAGCATCCCGTTGTTTCTTTCCCCATCGAGTTTCATGATGTGCCTGAAAATGCGGCCTCGCTAGCACTGACCCTCATCGACCCGGATTCAATTCCGGTGTGTGGGTTTGCATACATTCACTGGGTCGCTGCGAACCTCGATTCGAGTTTGACGGAGCTTCCCACTGATGCCAGTCAATCCGGAACGATTCCCATGACCTTGGGTAATAATAGTCTTGCGGGGGGCCTTTTACACGTGACGGACGAACAATTAAACCGTCATTACATCGGTCCTACCCCTCCAGACCAACCCCACGATTATCATCTAACCGTGTTTGCTCTGGATCAAAAGCTCGATTTACCCGACGGATTTTGGCTAAATCAATTAGAAAAGAAAATGACTGGTCACGTGCTTGCGCAAGCAACATCCGTGTTACCAGTTCGTAACTAG
- a CDS encoding APC family permease, producing MEKNTTKVKKTKMSLFSVVMLALSSIIGSGWLFGSWEAAKISGPAAIISWIIGAIVIGSIAYVYIELGTMFPESGGMSKYAGYTHGPLLGFIASWANWVSLVTLLPIEAVAAVQYMSSWPWSWASWTHGFVANGTVTTIGLFAVFVFILIFTLLNYWSVNLLTRFTSLTSIFKLVVPSVTIIMLLISGFHIGNFTNANFGGFLPYGTAPIFAATTVSGIIFSYNAFQTVINVGDEITNPKKNIWRGIVIALLISIIIYVMLQFTFIGAIKPSMLAKVGWHGINFESPFADLAIMLNIHWLVILLYLDAFVSPFGTGVSFVASTSRTLAAMTQTGHLPKFLGKMDKKWGTPRIAMVANFVISCILVSVFKNWAILASVISTSTLIAYLTGPVTLVALRKHAPEFKRPVRINIADIIAPFAFVLASLAIYWAMWPTTVEVILVIALGLPFYFFYEGKLNWKDSKKKFNGSLWMLVYLAFMSFFSYIGSTPFHGQNWIHYPFDFVVIIIASLLFYYWGVNSYQNTEEMAHAKLVNDKVKPN from the coding sequence ATGGAAAAAAATACAACGAAAGTCAAAAAGACCAAGATGTCTTTATTTAGTGTCGTAATGCTGGCACTAAGTTCGATCATCGGTTCTGGATGGCTCTTTGGATCTTGGGAAGCGGCCAAGATTTCTGGCCCTGCTGCCATTATTTCATGGATCATCGGAGCCATCGTGATTGGTTCCATTGCCTACGTTTACATTGAACTGGGTACCATGTTCCCGGAAAGTGGGGGAATGAGTAAGTATGCCGGTTATACCCACGGACCATTGCTTGGATTCATCGCCTCGTGGGCCAATTGGGTATCCTTGGTAACCTTGCTTCCCATTGAAGCCGTGGCTGCCGTGCAGTACATGAGTTCCTGGCCCTGGAGTTGGGCAAGCTGGACTCACGGCTTCGTTGCCAACGGAACGGTTACAACCATTGGATTATTCGCCGTTTTCGTGTTCATCTTGATCTTTACGTTATTAAACTACTGGTCTGTGAACCTATTAACTCGGTTTACTAGTTTAACCTCGATTTTCAAACTGGTGGTTCCGTCAGTTACCATCATCATGTTACTGATCTCTGGTTTCCACATCGGTAACTTCACCAACGCCAACTTCGGTGGTTTCTTACCATATGGAACGGCTCCAATCTTTGCCGCTACCACGGTTTCTGGAATCATCTTCTCTTACAATGCCTTCCAAACGGTAATTAACGTGGGGGACGAAATTACCAACCCCAAGAAAAACATTTGGCGAGGAATTGTAATTGCCCTCTTAATCAGTATCATTATCTACGTAATGCTGCAATTTACTTTCATCGGAGCCATTAAACCTTCGATGTTAGCTAAGGTTGGTTGGCACGGAATTAACTTCGAATCACCATTTGCCGACTTAGCCATCATGTTAAACATTCACTGGTTGGTAATCCTGCTGTACTTGGATGCCTTTGTTTCCCCATTTGGAACTGGTGTTTCATTTGTGGCCTCAACCAGCCGAACGTTAGCTGCCATGACCCAAACCGGTCACCTACCAAAGTTTTTAGGAAAGATGGATAAAAAATGGGGAACCCCTCGAATTGCCATGGTTGCGAACTTTGTTATTAGTTGTATCCTGGTTTCCGTCTTTAAAAACTGGGCAATCTTAGCCAGTGTGATTTCTACATCAACGCTGATTGCTTACCTAACTGGTCCGGTAACTCTGGTTGCTCTGCGAAAGCACGCACCTGAGTTCAAACGTCCCGTTCGGATTAACATCGCGGACATCATTGCCCCGTTTGCCTTTGTTTTGGCTAGTTTAGCCATCTACTGGGCCATGTGGCCAACGACAGTCGAAGTAATCCTCGTAATTGCCCTGGGATTACCGTTCTACTTCTTCTACGAAGGCAAGCTGAACTGGAAAGATTCCAAGAAAAAGTTCAACGGAAGTTTATGGATGTTAGTTTATCTAGCCTTCATGTCGTTCTTCTCTTACATTGGATCGACTCCGTTTCACGGGCAAAACTGGATTCACTATCCATTTGACTTCGTAGTCATTATCATCGCTTCGCTGCTCTTCTACTACTGGGGAGTTAATAGTTACCAAAACACCGAAGAAATGGCGCACGCCAAGCTGGTTAACGATAAAGTAAAACCTAACTAA
- a CDS encoding VOC family protein, giving the protein MRVKDVDQVVITVDDLEAARGFYHEVLDLPVLAETETKLLFQLGKQTLVCQLPTATGLQPANPTVGSTTLSILVKDSLATIEAHFANYFIDIVAGSLDRQLTKHQEHSLLINDPAGNLIKIKES; this is encoded by the coding sequence TTGCGCGTAAAAGACGTCGATCAAGTGGTAATCACGGTTGATGACCTAGAAGCTGCCCGTGGTTTTTATCACGAAGTTCTAGATCTGCCGGTGCTAGCCGAAACTGAAACCAAGCTTTTGTTTCAGTTAGGGAAGCAGACGTTGGTATGTCAGTTACCAACTGCTACCGGCCTACAACCGGCCAACCCAACCGTTGGTTCTACGACCCTAAGCATCCTCGTAAAGGATTCTTTAGCAACGATTGAAGCGCACTTCGCCAACTACTTTATTGATATCGTTGCTGGTTCCCTTGATCGGCAACTGACTAAGCATCAGGAACATTCGCTGTTGATTAATGATCCAGCCGGAAACCTGATTAAAATTAAAGAATCCTAA
- a CDS encoding ABC-F family ATP-binding cassette domain-containing protein, with translation MALLEVSNLSMSFADKQLYSNANFQLNKGEHMGVVGQNGVGKSTLIKILTGKELPVTGSVQWQKGTKIGYLDQYVDIPKGMTLIDFLHTAFADLYEMNDRMIELYTKYAETMDDSLMEKATRLSGQLDAQGFYEVETKIEQVISGLGLDDIGRDHEIAEMSGGQRSKIILAKLILEHPDVLLLDEPTNYLDTAHIKWLEDYLNSFDGAALIISHDYDFLEPVTNCIINLAFGKITKYRGDFKSAMRQRAEKEKTQQREYEKQQVEIDKAKKFIQKNKAGSRSTMAKSREKMLDRMDVIEPPKSNIKAEFAFPYAETGSQNALVVNQLSVGYEQPLLAPVTFSVDTDQKVVLQGFNGVGKSTLIKSILGLIPALDGEADFSPSAKVSYFSQDLVWDDPDLKPMQLIQNKYPKLTQKEIRTKLAQAGLDAANAFKPIGTLSGGEQVKVKLALLEFEPSNFLILDEPSNHLDDETKESLKQAIKRFPGNAIVVSHEESFAEGLADKVIDVEKLSLS, from the coding sequence ATGGCACTTTTAGAAGTATCTAATTTGAGTATGAGTTTTGCGGATAAGCAACTATATTCAAACGCCAACTTTCAGTTAAATAAAGGAGAACACATGGGAGTGGTCGGCCAAAACGGAGTGGGAAAATCCACGCTGATTAAGATTTTGACTGGCAAAGAACTCCCGGTGACTGGTTCCGTTCAGTGGCAAAAGGGAACCAAGATTGGGTATCTCGACCAGTACGTGGACATTCCCAAGGGGATGACCTTGATTGATTTTCTGCACACGGCCTTTGCTGACTTATACGAGATGAACGATCGGATGATTGAACTGTACACGAAGTACGCAGAAACCATGGATGACAGTTTAATGGAGAAAGCAACCCGTTTGTCCGGACAATTAGACGCCCAAGGTTTTTACGAAGTGGAAACTAAGATTGAACAGGTGATTAGCGGGCTGGGACTAGATGATATCGGCCGTGACCACGAAATTGCTGAGATGAGTGGGGGTCAACGCTCGAAGATTATTTTGGCCAAGTTGATTCTGGAACATCCGGATGTATTATTGCTGGATGAACCGACGAACTACTTGGATACAGCTCACATTAAATGGCTCGAGGATTACCTAAATTCATTTGACGGCGCCGCGCTCATCATTTCTCACGATTATGATTTCTTAGAACCAGTCACGAACTGCATCATTAACCTGGCGTTTGGCAAGATTACTAAGTACCGGGGCGACTTCAAGTCAGCGATGCGGCAACGGGCTGAAAAGGAAAAGACCCAACAACGCGAATACGAGAAGCAGCAGGTTGAGATTGACAAGGCTAAGAAGTTCATTCAAAAGAACAAGGCCGGGAGTCGGTCAACGATGGCGAAGTCCCGGGAAAAGATGTTGGATCGGATGGACGTCATTGAACCACCAAAGAGTAACATTAAGGCCGAGTTTGCGTTTCCGTATGCTGAAACGGGATCACAAAATGCGCTGGTCGTGAACCAACTCTCAGTCGGGTACGAGCAACCATTGTTGGCTCCAGTGACTTTCTCAGTTGATACGGACCAAAAGGTGGTTTTACAGGGATTTAACGGGGTCGGGAAGTCAACTTTGATTAAGAGCATTTTGGGTCTAATCCCAGCATTAGACGGAGAAGCAGACTTTTCGCCATCAGCTAAGGTTAGTTACTTTAGCCAAGATTTAGTTTGGGATGATCCGGACTTAAAACCGATGCAATTGATTCAAAACAAGTACCCGAAATTGACCCAAAAGGAAATTCGGACCAAGTTAGCGCAAGCAGGGTTAGACGCTGCGAACGCCTTTAAACCGATTGGAACGTTATCCGGGGGTGAACAGGTCAAGGTTAAATTGGCTTTGCTGGAATTTGAACCCAGCAACTTCTTGATTCTAGACGAACCATCCAATCACTTGGATGACGAAACCAAGGAATCACTGAAACAGGCGATTAAGCGCTTCCCAGGCAATGCCATTGTGGTGAGTCATGAGGAGAGTTTTGCTGAGGGTCTGGCCGACAAAGTAATTGATGTAGAAAAACTTAGTTTAAGCTAA
- the add gene encoding adenosine deaminase produces MLTRAEIQRFPKAELHCHLDGSIRPHTLRQIARSQGMAVDSNLMELTRKMVAPKKCENLEEYLEIFDFVLPFLQTVPALQRAAYDVMEQAHQDGVVYLELRFAPVLSTQGQLTIPETVQAVAAGMDEAYRTYGIRGNLIVCGMRTEDGTAVHHDFQSLEEVQDQVAGIDLAGPEVDGFVPEYEQDLQEAVADLDVQLTLHAGECGCAHNVVEAIQAGSQRIGHGIAANGDAEAERLLKERQICIEGCPTSNCQTGSLERIEDYPLQRWLSQGQALCINTDNRTVSDTTLTEEYFQLAHHDGLTKDQLRLCNQNAVRNSFADEVTKASLLQEITNFEVE; encoded by the coding sequence ATGTTAACTCGAGCTGAGATTCAAAGATTCCCCAAAGCCGAACTTCATTGCCACCTAGATGGTTCGATTCGCCCTCATACTCTGCGCCAGATTGCCCGAAGCCAGGGAATGGCGGTGGATTCCAACCTCATGGAACTGACCCGCAAAATGGTGGCGCCCAAAAAGTGTGAGAACTTAGAGGAGTACCTAGAGATCTTTGATTTTGTCTTGCCCTTTTTACAAACCGTTCCAGCCTTACAACGCGCTGCTTATGACGTGATGGAACAGGCTCATCAAGATGGCGTAGTGTATTTGGAACTGCGGTTTGCCCCCGTCCTTTCGACCCAGGGACAACTGACGATTCCGGAAACGGTGCAAGCCGTGGCCGCCGGAATGGACGAAGCCTACCGGACCTATGGCATCAGAGGTAATCTGATTGTGTGCGGAATGCGAACGGAAGATGGCACCGCCGTGCACCACGATTTTCAATCTCTTGAGGAAGTTCAAGACCAAGTGGCGGGGATTGACCTCGCGGGTCCCGAAGTAGACGGGTTTGTCCCGGAATATGAACAGGACCTGCAAGAAGCCGTGGCCGACTTAGACGTGCAACTGACCTTACATGCCGGCGAATGTGGCTGTGCTCACAATGTGGTCGAAGCGATTCAAGCGGGGAGCCAACGGATTGGGCACGGGATTGCCGCTAACGGAGATGCTGAAGCCGAACGCCTGTTAAAGGAACGTCAGATCTGCATCGAAGGGTGTCCCACCAGTAACTGTCAAACTGGATCATTGGAACGCATCGAGGATTATCCGTTACAACGGTGGTTAAGCCAGGGGCAAGCGTTGTGCATTAACACTGACAACCGGACCGTTTCTGACACCACGTTAACTGAGGAATACTTCCAACTAGCACACCACGACGGCTTGACCAAGGACCAATTGAGATTGTGTAACCAAAACGCCGTGCGGAATTCCTTTGCTGATGAAGTCACCAAAGCATCGTTATTACAGGAAATTACCAACTTTGAAGTAGAATAA